ACAGAAGAATCATTGTTAATATATTCAGGTAGATATAAGCTTACTGCGAAACAAAGTGCAGCTAATAAACCTAACGCGACACCACTAACAGGGATATTTATTAAATTCACACTAGTTAACCCCACAGCGAAAAATGTTCCAAAAAGAATCATTATCATACCTGCCACTTTTTCAAAGCCTGGGATCTTCTTTTTAACAATAATATCTATTAAAGTGATAATCCATGAAAATTGAAATAAAAGAATTATACTTAAAGAAACAGGTAACATGGTTAATGATTGAAAATAGAAGTATATCGCGCAGGCACCACTGACTGCTGTTCCTGCTAAGAAACACAGGGTTTTCCCGCGAGGCACCTTTTGATTCCGAATTGTAGGAAGAACTATCAGCCAAATGATTATGACGGCAAAACCGTATTGAACGTTCGTTAAATCCTGAATCCTGAAACCATCTTTGTATAAATAATTAACGATTGTCGCTGTCAAACCCAGTAACGAAGCAGCTAACAACATTAATAACTTAAAGAGTAAGTTTGAAAATTTCATGTTATCCCTCATTCCTTGTTTTTATTGATATTAGAAACGGGAAAGTATTACCCGTTACAAATGTTATGCTTTTAGAAGTTCACCTTTGAAAAGGAATATTAACGTACGAACAAATATAACTCCTAGTACTATAGTTAGAATGATTAAAGAAATTGCAGCTATTGCTTTTAATGGCCATATATTCACATATGCTGCATATTTAAAAGCTGCATTAACAACTGCTGCCATTGGAAAGCTTACGGCCCACCAAGATGCACCAAACGGTAACCCTTTTTTAAATACTTTTCCAAAAAGAACAATCCCTAAAAATAATCCAAAGTAAAATAATATGGAGGCAAACATATCAACATCTTTTATAATGTTTGTGTATGCCAAGAACCCCACTCCAAATGGCGCAATTAAAACCATTAATGAAGGTGTTAATTTTTCCGGCATAGGATCGTGATGCATTAAGCGTGAAAAAATTAATGTGAAAAACACAAGCGCTAAGATACTTCCTACTGCAAAGCCAAAAAGATTGATTTCTTCGCTCCATGCAAAAGGCATGGTACCACCAGCAACAGCTATATCAAGCGTACCCACACCAGGAATTAGCCATGCAGGAGTTGCATGAAGTATTTCTTGTTTTTGATTTATTAAGCGATGAACGATAATAAAAGCCAAAACGATTGTAAGTACTGTGCCAATAACCCATACAATTTCAGAAAGTGCTTTACTATAAGGCGCTATAACGGAAGACAGTAATAGGATCGCGATGGTGATCGTTCCAAAGAAATTTCCGACAATCGGATTGTTAAATTCATCTTTAACTTTTTGTGGATACATAAAAAATTTTATTAAATATGAAGTACTTAAAATAATAAAAATGATTATTGCCAATGCCCCTATCAACTCACCAATAAACGAATAAGTTCCGAATAGTTCATGAGACCATCTCCACGCCAGGGCGAGCCCTGATATTCCCATTACGGAACCAAATAAGTTTACAGGCAAGAATTGAAGAGGACTTTGTTTGCTCTTAGCTATTGTTCCATCCATAATATGACTTACACCCATTTTACCCATCTCTCCTAAAGTTATATTTTCATTTGGAAAACCTGGGAAAAGACCATTAATTTATCATTCCCCATTGATGTTTTCTTATATGTAACTGAATTATAAATCCAGAATAATAATAGAACAATATTATATTTTCTATATAAACGATAGAAATCATCTATCGTTTAGTATCCTTTTTTTATTAGTCATAAAAAAACCTCAAGAGATAAACAGTTGGAGGACATGCCTATAACTGTTACCCCTTGAGGTTTTTGTCTGCTGAAAATCTAAATTATGCATGATCATATTGCATCAC
This genomic stretch from Neobacillus niacini harbors:
- a CDS encoding EamA family transporter; translation: MKFSNLLFKLLMLLAASLLGLTATIVNYLYKDGFRIQDLTNVQYGFAVIIIWLIVLPTIRNQKVPRGKTLCFLAGTAVSGACAIYFYFQSLTMLPVSLSIILLFQFSWIITLIDIIVKKKIPGFEKVAGMIMILFGTFFAVGLTSVNLINIPVSGVALGLLAALCFAVSLYLPEYINNDSSVAFRSAITITISAVVIHILYPPTYLTSGVLFKDGFLWWGILMALIGQVIPLLFMLISIPRIGGRMAGILGSIELPATIFFALIILKEEITWIRILGVLLILIGIFMSEAMNERNELVLEG
- a CDS encoding SLAC1 anion channel family protein, encoding MGVSHIMDGTIAKSKQSPLQFLPVNLFGSVMGISGLALAWRWSHELFGTYSFIGELIGALAIIIFIILSTSYLIKFFMYPQKVKDEFNNPIVGNFFGTITIAILLLSSVIAPYSKALSEIVWVIGTVLTIVLAFIIVHRLINQKQEILHATPAWLIPGVGTLDIAVAGGTMPFAWSEEINLFGFAVGSILALVFFTLIFSRLMHHDPMPEKLTPSLMVLIAPFGVGFLAYTNIIKDVDMFASILFYFGLFLGIVLFGKVFKKGLPFGASWWAVSFPMAAVVNAAFKYAAYVNIWPLKAIAAISLIILTIVLGVIFVRTLIFLFKGELLKA